A portion of the Salminus brasiliensis chromosome 11, fSalBra1.hap2, whole genome shotgun sequence genome contains these proteins:
- the LOC140565861 gene encoding RIMS-binding protein 2, which translates to MIGVDVYLYPDGLRVATPEDVERWEQEREMYDPSVRVFVALFSYNPAVMSPNPETMQEELSFEPGQIIKVFGDKDADGFYQGELAGRLGFVPSNMVSEIPVEDGELKLQLFKQGFLPEESPGHSIAPSESSSMPDDEAVHRMVAIFDYDPWESSPNMDIEDELPFRAGDIIYVFGDVDSDGFYYGDLHGYRGLVPSNFLQALPWD; encoded by the exons ATGATCGGAGTGGATGTTTATCTGTATCCAGATGGTTTGAGGGTGGCTACGCCAGAAGATGTGGAAAGGTgggagcaagagagggagatgTATGACCCAAGTGTACGTGTTTTTGTGGCTCTTTTCTCGTACAATCCCGCTGTGATGTCTCCTAACCCTGAGACAATGCAGGAGGAGCTGTCTTTTGAACCGGGACAGATAATTAAG GTTTTCGGCGATAAAGATGCTGATGGCTTCTACCAAGGGGAACTGGCTGGTCGCTTGGGGTTCGTACCAAGTAATATGGTGTCTGAGATCCCTGTAGAAGATGGAGAGCTCAAACTTCAACTATTCAAACAAGGCTTTCTCCCTGAGGAGTCCCCAGGACACTCTATAG CGCCTAGCGAGTCATCCAGCATGCCTGATGATGAGGCAGTCCACAGGATGGTGGCCATTTTCGATTATGACCCCTGGGAAAGCTCCCCCAACATGGACATTGAG GACGAGCTTCCTTTCCGAGCAGGAGATATCATCTACGTGTTTGGAGACGTGGACAGTGACGGTTTTTATTAT GGAGATCTACATGGTTATCGTGGGCTTGTGCCATCAAATTTCCTTCAAGCGCTGCCTTGGGACTAA